The Orenia marismortui DSM 5156 genome has a window encoding:
- the tyrS gene encoding tyrosine--tRNA ligase: protein MEISEQMKIIKRGIDEIIGEEELKEKLEKSAKENKALKIKLGLDPTAPDIHLGHTVVLQKLKQFQDLGHEIYLLIGDFTGRIGDPTGKSKARTQLTEKEVKENAKTYEEQIFKILDPKKTKVVFNSQWFGEMDFTDAIQLSSNYTVARMLEREDFSKRYNNNQPISIHEFFYPILQGYDSVAIEADVELGGTDQRFNLLAGRNLQKEYGQKPQAVIMMPLLEGLDGVDKMSKSKGNYIGIDESSSEMYGKAMSMPDELITRYFELLTDISLEELNEIKEGLSNGELHPMKLKKRLAREIVAKYHNQEAAKKAQVEFENVFKKGDTPDDIPQVGISKEDLEEGKLWIVKLVASTGLVESNSQARRMIKQGAVSIDDKRYDKINLDIEVKNGMIIKVGKRRFAEIIIK from the coding sequence ATGGAAATTTCAGAACAAATGAAGATAATCAAAAGAGGAATTGATGAAATAATTGGTGAAGAAGAGTTAAAAGAGAAATTAGAGAAATCAGCTAAAGAGAATAAAGCGTTAAAAATAAAGTTAGGATTAGATCCCACAGCTCCAGATATTCATTTAGGACATACTGTAGTGTTACAGAAATTAAAACAATTTCAAGATTTAGGACATGAAATATATTTGTTAATTGGTGATTTTACTGGGAGAATAGGTGATCCAACAGGTAAATCAAAGGCTAGAACCCAACTAACAGAAAAAGAAGTAAAAGAGAATGCTAAGACATATGAGGAACAGATTTTTAAGATATTAGATCCTAAAAAGACTAAAGTGGTATTTAATAGTCAATGGTTTGGAGAAATGGATTTTACTGATGCAATCCAATTATCTTCTAATTATACAGTAGCAAGAATGTTAGAGAGAGAAGATTTTTCTAAACGTTATAATAATAATCAACCAATTAGTATTCATGAATTCTTTTATCCAATTCTACAAGGTTATGATTCGGTAGCTATTGAAGCTGATGTAGAGTTAGGTGGAACAGATCAAAGGTTTAATCTACTAGCTGGACGTAATTTACAAAAAGAATATGGTCAAAAACCACAAGCAGTTATTATGATGCCATTATTAGAAGGTCTAGATGGTGTAGATAAGATGAGTAAGAGTAAGGGCAATTATATAGGAATTGATGAAAGTTCTAGTGAGATGTATGGTAAGGCGATGTCTATGCCAGATGAATTAATAACTCGTTATTTTGAATTATTAACAGATATATCATTAGAAGAGTTGAATGAAATTAAAGAAGGTTTGTCTAACGGAGAGCTACATCCTATGAAGCTAAAGAAGAGATTAGCTAGAGAGATCGTAGCCAAGTATCATAATCAGGAGGCAGCTAAAAAGGCCCAAGTAGAATTTGAAAATGTATTTAAAAAAGGAGATACACCTGACGATATTCCACAAGTAGGTATTAGTAAGGAAGATTTAGAAGAAGGGAAATTATGGATTGTAAAATTGGTTGCAAGCACAGGCTTAGTAGAAAGTAATAGTCAAGCCCGCCGAATGATTAAGCAAGGTGCTGTTAGTATTGATGATAAACGTTATGATAAAATTAATTTAGATATAGAAGTAAAGAATGGAATGATTATTAAAGTTGGTAAAAGAAGATTTGCTGAAATAATTATAAAATAG